The proteins below are encoded in one region of Serinus canaria isolate serCan28SL12 chromosome W, serCan2020, whole genome shotgun sequence:
- the LOC127060973 gene encoding uncharacterized protein LOC127060973, with the protein MLFEFIMSIGVKACMHFWSLRFFEILIPLWSLGLFSYPEIALVLSLICSFYSRGAVTRIAILLGLVVIACKKFINVLGSAPGVNGSWLCLCIQLVRGRAGGEAFQPLLSFFSSESVASLLENVQFPLNVKETIFLVLNLVSLLYIACCISRMRAEISRRADEIPDSGIDPGVENPKWCGKWENMGQILKEFSDPIVWDFPHEQIQNQVEVGRYLKEKYQDDPKKTKIIAVSWALAYAYRTLLDTVGQQTEAGGQGDKAAKLDSEPKPADKPMAVATSTRCGKCTGKTNQPVDDDDDDDDAGEGPSAPPDVKSEVKAAGARSEANMESFSLKDLHGLRKDYTRRPDESIISWLVRLWDAAGEATILDGTEARHLGPCHMILLSTKE; encoded by the coding sequence atgctttttgaattcataatgtctattggggtgaaggcttgcatgcatttctggtccctaaggTTTTTTGAAatcttaatacctctatggtcccttggtttgttttcttatccagaaatagctcttgtattgTCCCTAATAtgtagcttttacagcagaggggcagtgaccagaatagctatcctgctgggcttggtggtaataGCTTGCAAGAAGTTTATAAACgtgctggggtctgctccaggtgtgaatggttcaTGGCTATGTTTATGCATCCAGCTTgttagaggaagagcagggggtgaggcttttcagcctttgctttccttcttctcctctgaatctgttgcatCACTATTGGAGAAcgttcagtttcccctgaatgttaaagagaccatctttctggTACTCAATCTGGTAAGCTTGCTCTATATAGCGTGCTgcatctctagaatgagggctgagatttctagacgggctgatgagatccctgactcaggaatagacccaggtgtggaaaatcctaagtggtgtgggaaatgggagaatatgggccaaatcctgaaggaattctctgaccctatagtctgggactttccccatgaacaaattcagaaccaAGTTGAGGTGGGGAgatatctgaaagagaagtaccaggatGACCCTAAAAAGACAAAGATcattgcagtgagctgggccttggcatatGCTTATCGCACGTTGCTAGATACGGttggccagcagacagaggcaggggggcagggagacaaaGCAGCCAAGCTAGATagtgagcctaagccagcagATAAACCAATGGCTGTTGCTACCAGCACTAGATGCGGGAAATGCACAGGCAAGACCAATCAgccagtggatgatgatgatgatgatgatgatgcaggagaaggaccctcagcgcctcctgatgtaaaatcagaagtcaaagcagcaggtgccagatcAGAAGCCAAtatggagtccttttccctgaaggacctccatggcctaaggaaggattacaccCGGCGACctgatgaatccataattagttggcTAGTccgtctctgggatgctgcaggtgaggccacaattctggatggcactgaagccaggcatttgggtccctgtcacatgatcctgttatcgaccaaggaatga
- the LOC127060952 gene encoding uncharacterized protein LOC127060952 yields MSAPALGLPDVSKPFFLFSHEKQGIALGILAQDLGPYRRAVAYFSKQLDATAKGWPGCLRAVAAVVLNIQEARKFTLGQRMTVLVSHTVSTVLEVKGGHWLSPQRFLKYQAIMVEQDDVEIVVTNIVNPASFLSGNQGEAVHHDCLETIEATYSSRPDLKDTPLDDAETWFTDGSSHVANGKRHAGYAVTTCREVIESGPLPTGTSAQKAEIIALTRALEMAKGKKINIYTDSRYAFGVVHAHGAIWKERGLLTSQGKNIKHAQEIIQLLEAVQLPEKVAIMHIKAHQRVSSELEEGNELADREAKEAAKGEVTIEGALIPDGQISLEGKPEYSKRDRKLIEDQKGTYNQEGWATIEKKLVIPSHLLWSLVREEHQKAHWGIDALYTYLIERIVARNLYATITQVTQQCDLCLQTNPKNAPKPKLGQIGRGHGPGQQ; encoded by the coding sequence atgtcagctccagccTTGGGACTTCCAGATGTAAGTAaaccattctttctattttcccatgaaaaacagGGAATTGCCTTGGGAATACTGGCCCAGGACTTGGGTCCATACCGGAGGGCAGTTGCTTACTTCTCCAAGCAACTAGATGCAACAGCCAAAGGATGGCCAGGTTGCCtcagagctgtagcagcagtCGTGCTGAATATTCAGGAGGCACGCAAGTTTACCCTGGGACAAAGAATGACTGTGCTAGTGTCCCATACAGTGTCCACAGTACTGGAAGTAAAGGGTGGCCATTGGCTTTCACCACAGAGGTTCCTGAAATACCAGGCCATCATGGTAGAGCAAGATGATGTAGAAATAGTGGTGACTAATATTGTCAACCCAGCTTCCtttctcagtggaaatcaaGGGGAAGCAGTGCACCACGATTGCCTGGAGACCATTGAAGCTACCTACTCCAGCCGCCCAGACTTAAAGGACACTCCTTTGGACGATGCAGAGACCTGGTTCACTGACGGGAGTAGCCACGTTGCCAATGGAAAGCGACATGCTGGGTATGCAGTGACCACCTGCAGAGAGGTAATAGAATCCGGACCCTTACCAACAGGCACCTCTGCACAGAAGGCCGAGATAATTGCCCTGACCCGTGCCttagaaatggcaaaaggaaagaagataaaCATCTACACAGACTCGAGGTATGCATTCGGAGTCGTGCATGCACATGGAGCCATCTGGAAAGAGAGGGGACTTCTGACCTCACAGGGAAAGAACATCAAACATGCACAAGAGATAATCCAGCTGTTAgaagcagttcagctgcctgaaaaggtaGCAATTATGCATATCAAGGCACACCAAAGAGTGAGCTCAGaattggaagaaggaaatgagctggcggatagagaggcaaaggaagcagcaaaaggtgaGGTAACTATTGAAGGAGCCCTAATTCCAGATGGACAAATTTCCCTTGAAGGTAAGCCAGAATATAGTAAGAGagatagaaaattaattgaagatCAAAAAGGGACATATAACCAAGAAGGGTGGGCTACCATTGAAAAGAAGCTGgtaatcccttcccatttattGTGGTCACTAGTAAGGGAAGAGCACCAGAAAGCACACTGGGGAATAGATGCCCTATACACCTACTTGATTGAAAGAATAGTTGCTAGGAATTTATATGCCACTATTACTCAGGTGACCCAACAGTGTgatctttgcctccagactaACCCCAAAAATGCTCCCAAACCGAAACTCGGTCAGATTGGGAGAGGCCATGGGCCTggacagcagtga